Proteins encoded in a region of the Deltaproteobacteria bacterium genome:
- a CDS encoding Do family serine endopeptidase, translating to MSQMSKPKWLWLLNLVLGIALSGIAPVATAAGYQIPASSGAGITGENVDVLQRMSKGVAQIAKQSSQAVVFVSVYKNVQSMPYGMIDPFDFFFGPGGGRGGQGGPGGGPGGPGGGPGGGGGGGRPHREKREEGVGSGFFIDVAKGYIITNNHVVQGADEIQLKLANNETYTGKVVGRDPNTDIAVVQIKKEDFNRTGLGALQLTNSDDLSVGDFVVAVGAPFGLEASLSFGVVSALSRGSLGIANIGNFIQTDAAINPGNSGGPLIDMRGKCVGMNTAIYSRSGAYNGIGFAVPASMVRTVAEQLINNGHVRRGYLGVYLQPLDDEMITSLNLPEGVHGGGLVSRLMPGGPAAKAGLETGDVIVEVNGQLIKSHSEVTTAIGLMKPGTKANLTVFRDGKKKTITVTVSQHPEDRGHGSAKDDDSEDEDEASSAGPQVFGMTIAPWSKSAQERYNLESKSGVIITQVSPDSPAERAGLRPGDLILKVDGRKVEGVDTVRKAAKGKNRLLVWIERAGEYYFVSLKS from the coding sequence ATGAGTCAAATGAGTAAACCCAAGTGGTTATGGTTACTTAACCTGGTGCTCGGGATAGCCCTGAGTGGCATCGCTCCGGTGGCGACGGCCGCGGGCTACCAGATACCAGCCTCCTCCGGTGCTGGTATCACTGGGGAGAACGTGGACGTCCTCCAGCGGATGTCCAAAGGAGTGGCCCAGATTGCTAAGCAGTCGAGTCAGGCCGTGGTCTTCGTCTCCGTTTATAAAAATGTGCAGAGCATGCCTTACGGCATGATCGATCCATTCGACTTCTTTTTCGGACCAGGTGGCGGACGCGGCGGTCAGGGTGGCCCAGGCGGCGGTCCGGGCGGACCCGGTGGGGGCCCCGGAGGTGGCGGTGGTGGCGGGAGACCTCACCGCGAGAAGCGTGAGGAGGGCGTAGGCTCGGGCTTTTTCATCGACGTGGCTAAAGGCTACATCATCACTAATAACCACGTGGTCCAAGGCGCAGATGAAATTCAGCTGAAGCTCGCCAACAACGAGACCTACACCGGTAAGGTTGTGGGCCGCGATCCCAACACCGACATCGCTGTCGTTCAGATCAAGAAAGAGGACTTTAACCGCACAGGCCTGGGTGCCCTACAACTAACCAATTCGGACGACTTGTCGGTTGGTGACTTCGTGGTGGCAGTTGGCGCTCCTTTTGGACTCGAGGCCAGTCTTTCCTTCGGTGTGGTCTCAGCTCTCAGTCGCGGCAGCCTCGGCATCGCCAATATCGGCAACTTCATCCAGACCGATGCGGCGATCAATCCCGGTAACAGCGGTGGACCACTCATCGATATGCGCGGCAAATGCGTCGGTATGAACACGGCGATTTACTCGCGTTCCGGTGCTTACAACGGTATCGGTTTCGCCGTGCCCGCATCGATGGTCAGAACGGTCGCCGAGCAGCTCATTAATAATGGGCACGTGCGTCGCGGCTACCTTGGTGTTTATTTGCAGCCGCTAGATGACGAGATGATCACCAGTCTGAATTTACCTGAGGGCGTTCACGGTGGCGGTTTGGTGAGCCGTTTGATGCCAGGTGGTCCCGCTGCAAAAGCAGGGCTGGAGACAGGCGATGTGATCGTCGAAGTTAATGGCCAGCTGATTAAATCGCATTCGGAAGTCACAACGGCGATCGGCCTCATGAAGCCAGGGACCAAAGCCAACCTCACGGTGTTCCGCGACGGCAAAAAGAAAACGATCACTGTGACAGTGTCGCAGCACCCTGAGGATCGCGGCCATGGTAGCGCTAAGGATGACGACAGCGAGGACGAAGACGAAGCGTCCAGTGCAGGTCCTCAAGTCTTTGGTATGACCATTGCGCCGTGGAGTAAATCAGCTCAAGAGCGCTACAACCTCGAATCCAAAAGTGGCGTCATCATCACCCAAGTCAGTCCGGATAGTCCCGCCGAGCGCGCAGGACTCCGTCCCGGTGATCTGATCCTCAAGGTTGACGGCCGCAAAGTTGAGGGCGTTGATACGGTGCGCAAGGCGGCCAAGGGTAAAAACCGCCTATTAGTTTGGATCGAACGAGCTGGTGAATATTACTTCGTCAGTCTCAAGTCATGA